Genomic DNA from Desulfuromonas sp. TF:
CCCCTGTGTTAAATTTTAAACCAAAATGGTCAACTATCCAACTTCATTTAATGAATAGGAGATGCCGAGAAGCATCAGCGGCAAAGATTGAGCAGAAGGGGGTGGTCCAGTCTGCTCCGTGCCAGAAGAGCCTTGGTCGCATCGTAGCCGCGCGCCAGCGTTGCGCTCAATCGGAAGGTCCGCTCCAGGTGCACGAGAACCGTCAGGTTGCCGCTGAGGGTAAATCCGCACAGCTTCCGCATCCGGACTGCAGCCGTGTTTTCAAGCTCCAGGCCCTGCTCCTGCGGACCAGCCGCATAGTGAGTGGGGAAAAAGACTATCTCCGGATCGAGACTTTTCAAATACAGTTCACGGTCACAGGGATCCAGGGAGAGCGGATCGAGGCCGCACCAGTCGCCGGGACGGGTGGAGAGAAGGGAACGGCAGGAGAATGGCCGATGACGGTAGACGCCGCAGGCCCCGTCCTCGTTGAGAAAAGGGCACGAGCCGACGGTCCGGCGGTGCAGCCGAAGGTAAGTTTTTAGATCGGTATCCTCGGTGAGGCTTTCCGTCAGTCTTGCCACGTGTTTTTCCAGGGCGCCGGCCATGGCCGTAGTCACCAGCTCGGCCACAAGCAGGGCCTCGGGAAAAGTGGCGTGCACCGCCAGGCTGCAGCAGTTGCGGCATCCCCTGTCGCAATAGATCCGGCCGCCGCGGCTCCGATAGTCGTCGATCCACCGGCTGATATCGGTGTCAAAGAGTTCCTGTTGTTTTCGCAATTCCTCCAGGGTCGCTCTGAACATGTGCATTCTCTCCGCCGGGTTTTATCAGCCAAAGGACGCGAGGATAGCATAAAAGAGGCTGGAGCGTTCTTCTCTTTTTCCGTATTTGTCAAAGCCGCCCCGTTCCGGCTCAGAATAGGCTTGCAGTGTTCGGCCCCCTCATGCTAATAGGGCGGGACTTTTTCTTTCGGAGATTCGTATGATTCACTTGACCGGCATCGGCAAACAGCATGGCGCGCAGGTTCTTTTCCAGAGCGCCAGCTTCCAGATTCTTCCCGGCAGCCGCAGCGGCCTGGTCGGCCCCAACGGCGCCGGCAAAACCACCATTTTCCGCCTGATCACAGGGGAGGAGGAGCCCGACACTGGGGAGATCTCCTGCTCGAAGAAGACCGTGATCGGCTATTTTTCCCAGGATGTGGGAGAAATGTCCGGGCATTCGGCACTGGAGGAGGTCATGGCGGCTTCGGCCCGGACCATGGCACTCGGCGAAGAGATCAGGGCGATGGAAGCCGCCATGTGCGAACCGATGGAGGATGACGACCTGGCGGCGCTCCTGGAGCGCTACGGCGATGCCCAGGAGGAGTTCGAGCACCGCGGCGGCTACGACCTGGAGCCCCGTGCACAGGCCGTTCTCACCGGCCTGGGGATCGGTCCGGATGACTATCATCGACCAGTGGAATCGTTCAGCGGCGGCTGGAAGATGCGCATCGCCCTGGCCCGGATCCTCACCCTCAACCCGGATGTCCTTTTGCTGGACGAGCCGACCAACCATCTCGATGTGGAGTCGATCGTCTGGCTCGAGGAGTGGCTCTCCGCAGAATTCAAGGGGGCGCTGCTGATGACCAGCCACGACCGCGACTTCATGAACCGCATCGTCGGCCGGATCATCGAAGTGGCCAACCGGACGGTCACCACCTACGGAGGCAACTACGACTTCTACCTGCGGGAAAGGGAGATCAGGCGCGAGCAGCTCCTGGCCAGCCACCGCCGCCAGCAGGAGATGCTCGCCAAGGAGGAAGAATTCATCGCCCGCTTCGCCGCCCGCGCTTCCCACGCCGCACAGGTCCAGTCGCGGGTGAAGAAGCTGGAGAAGATCGAGCGGATCGAGATCCCGGCGGAGCAGAAGATGATCCGGTTCGAATTCGCCGAGCCTCCCCGCAGCGGCGACGACGTGGTCAAATTTCAGAATCTGAGCAAAACCTGGCCTCTTCCCGGGGGTGAAGGGAAATCGGTGTTCGGTGGTGTCTCGGGTCTGATCCGGCGGCAGGAAAAGATCGCCGTCGTCGGTATCAACGGCGCGGGGAAGTCGACCTTCCTCAAGGTGCTCGCCGGCGAAACCGCGCCGAGCGCGGGCGATGTCGTCCTCGGCGCCAGCGTCAATGCCGGCTACTTCAGCCAGCATGCCATGGACCTTCTCGATCCGAAGAAGAGCGTCTTCGAAACGGTTCAGGAAGCGCTTCCGGAATCCTCCATCGGCGTTGTGCGAAACCTCTGCGCCGCCTTCCTCTTTCAGGGAGACGACGTCGAGAAGCGAATCGACAAGCTCTCCGGCGGTGAAAAGAGCCGCGTGGTGCTTGCCACTCTGCTGGCGCGGCCGATCAACTTTCTGATCCTCGACGAGCCGACCAACCACCTCGACATCCAGTCCCGGGAGATCCTTCTTGGCGCCCTTCAGTCCTTCGCCGGCACGGTAGTGCTGGTCAGTCACGACCGGCATTTCCTGCGCTCACTAGTCGGCCGGGTCTTCGAAATCGATCACGGCGAGATGCGGACCTATGAAGGGGATTACGAATACTATCTGCACAAGAGCGGCCGGGAACACCGTGCGGCTTGAAGATTGAAATCATCCGCAGATTACGCAGATGGACGCAGATTTAGAACTTTGAATCCCGTATTTTGATTTTCATTCTGCGAAAATCTGCGTCATCTGCGGATAAAAGACCTTACCAGATTCTCAAAGGAGAAACCCATGAGTTACAGCGCCCCCGAAAAGTTCGAAAACGTCACCGTCGCCTGCAAGGCGAACATCTACTTCGACGGAAAGGTGGTCAGCCATGCCCTGACCTTTGCCGACGGCAGCCGCAAAACCCTCGGCCTCCTTTATCCCGGCAGCTACCGGTTCGACACCGGCGCGCCAGAGAAGATGGAGATCATTGCCGGCTCCTGCCGGGTGCGGATCGGCGGGGAAGGGGACTGGATCGGCTTTGCCGCCGGAACCTGGTTCGACGTGCCGGGCAAATCGTCCTTCGAGATCGAGGTCCCCGAAGGGATCGCGGAGTACGTCTGCTCTTTCGGGTAACAGAGATCTTTTCCGTTTTCCGGGCAGTCGCAATATCCCTCTGGAGGTGCATCATTTTGGAAATCGGCCGGATCAATACTCTGCACGTTGACCATATCGACGGAAGCGGGGCCTGGCTTGGAAACGGCGGCGGCCGCGTCCTTCTGCCCAAACGGGAGGTCCCTCCCGGCACCGTTCCCGGAACCCGGCTGGAGGTCTTCGTCTACAAGGGGGCGGCCGGCGAGTTGACGGCGACTCTTCGACGGCCCCGGGCCCAGCTCGGCGAGTTTGCCCTGCTCAAGGTGAGCAAGGTGACGAAGGTAGGCGCTTTTCTCGATTGGGGGATTGAGAAGGATCTGTTCGTCCCCTTCGCTGAACAGCCCGACCGGATGCAGGAGGGGCGCCGGTATCTGGTGAGGGTCTGCCTCGACAACCTGGAGAGGCTCGTCGGCACCGCCCGGATCGACCGGTGTCTGGACACCGAAAAGATCGATCTATCCGAAGGGGAAGAGGTGCTCCTTACGATCTGGGAATTCACCGATCTCGGAGCCAAGGTGATCATCAATCACCTTTATGGCGGACTCCTCTACCGGGACGAGATTACCGCGCGTCTCAAGCCAGGCGATCGACTCAAGGGATACGTCAGGCGCCTTCGCGAGGATCGGAAGATCGATGTCACCCTGCGAAAATCCGGAGCGGTGGGGGCTGAAGAGGACAGGGCTGTTCTTGAAGACGTGCTGCGCCGAAGAGGATTTCTGCCCCTCCATGATCAGAGTCCGCCGGAAGCCGTACGGGAAATCCTCGGGATGAGCAAGAAAAGCTTCAAGAAGGCGGTCGGTGGATTATATAAGGAAGGTCTCATCGAACTCACCGGCGAGGGGATCCGCTACAGAAAAGAAAAAAGCTGAAGGGGAAGACGGCCGTCTCCGAAAAAAAGAAAGGGCGTCCCGAAGGGCCACCCATTGCATTGCAGAATACAGGGAAACTTGAGTGCTCCGTCAGGCGGCCAGGAAGGTTTCGATGGCGTGAACCAGTTTGCCTGCGGAAAAAGGTTTGGTCAGGTAACCGTCGGCCCCGCTCCTGGCGGCGATGGATTTCAGTTCATCTTCCTCTTTGGACGACATGAGCAATAGCGGAATACGGCTGCTCTTTTCACGTCGTTTGATCAGCATGGCCTTTTTCTCTCCGGACATCAGGGGCATCATGACATCGAGGAGGATGAGGTCCGGGGCGCGAGAGCCATAGATTAGATGATTCGAGTAGACTCCGCACTCCGCGGTGGCAACATTGAAGCCCGCCTCGGCGAGATAATCGCTGACGATGGCAAGGGTAACCGGGCAGTCGTCGATTACCACAATATGTTTAGACATGTTTCCGTCTCCATGAATTCCAAAACAGCGTTATGGGAATAATAGGAGGGAATGGACTGCTTGTCCAGTTAAAGTTTTTCAACGAATGAAATTAAGGCTGAATGTTTTAAGCCTCTGAAATTAGGATCTTTTATTTGAATGGGAAGCGAGATTGCGGGTTCCAAGGAACATCGGTCATGGTTGAAAGCGGAGGGAGCCTGAGGTGTCCCATTTCCGCATTCCTGTACTGTTTTAAAACGAGTTTCCCCGATTTCATCATTCGTCACGAACTGCCAAGACCACTTAATTGCTGTTTGTCCAGAGAAAAGAGCTTGTGGTAGGCTTGTTGGGGCCCCTTCGGAGAAGACGGTTTTTTTTAAACCCAGGAAATGATCGTGACCGAATCATCATTTTTCCAGTCGGATCTCTTCGTTCTGGGGGTCATCCCCGCTCTGATCTTCCTCGCCCGCATCCTCGATGTCAGCATCGGGACTCTTCGGATCATTTTTGTTTCCAAGGGGTTCAAATACTTCTCGGCGGTTCTAGGTTTCGTCGAATCCCTGGTCTGGATTCTCGCCATCAGCCAGGTGATGCAGCATCTGCACAACTGGATCACCTATGTCGCCTTCGCCCTGGGTTTTGCCGCAGGCAACTTCGTCGGGGTAATTCTGGAGGAAAGAATTGCCATCGGCAATCTCATTATCCGGATCATCACCCGCAAGGACGCCACTGAAC
This window encodes:
- a CDS encoding YkgJ family cysteine cluster protein, giving the protein MFRATLEELRKQQELFDTDISRWIDDYRSRGGRIYCDRGCRNCCSLAVHATFPEALLVAELVTTAMAGALEKHVARLTESLTEDTDLKTYLRLHRRTVGSCPFLNEDGACGVYRHRPFSCRSLLSTRPGDWCGLDPLSLDPCDRELYLKSLDPEIVFFPTHYAAGPQEQGLELENTAAVRMRKLCGFTLSGNLTVLVHLERTFRLSATLARGYDATKALLARSRLDHPLLLNLCR
- a CDS encoding S1 RNA-binding domain-containing protein, which encodes MEIGRINTLHVDHIDGSGAWLGNGGGRVLLPKREVPPGTVPGTRLEVFVYKGAAGELTATLRRPRAQLGEFALLKVSKVTKVGAFLDWGIEKDLFVPFAEQPDRMQEGRRYLVRVCLDNLERLVGTARIDRCLDTEKIDLSEGEEVLLTIWEFTDLGAKVIINHLYGGLLYRDEITARLKPGDRLKGYVRRLREDRKIDVTLRKSGAVGAEEDRAVLEDVLRRRGFLPLHDQSPPEAVREILGMSKKSFKKAVGGLYKEGLIELTGEGIRYRKEKS
- a CDS encoding DUF2179 domain-containing protein; this encodes MTESSFFQSDLFVLGVIPALIFLARILDVSIGTLRIIFVSKGFKYFSAVLGFVESLVWILAISQVMQHLHNWITYVAFALGFAAGNFVGVILEERIAIGNLIIRIITRKDATELVQVLRTSGYGVTSVDAAGETGPVKVIFTIAKRRHLEKIIASIKRYNPNAFYTIEDVRFVKETFLPPLQKRRLFPLMAQRSKK
- a CDS encoding pyrimidine/purine nucleoside phosphorylase, giving the protein MSYSAPEKFENVTVACKANIYFDGKVVSHALTFADGSRKTLGLLYPGSYRFDTGAPEKMEIIAGSCRVRIGGEGDWIGFAAGTWFDVPGKSSFEIEVPEGIAEYVCSFG
- a CDS encoding ABC-F family ATP-binding cassette domain-containing protein, which produces MIHLTGIGKQHGAQVLFQSASFQILPGSRSGLVGPNGAGKTTIFRLITGEEEPDTGEISCSKKTVIGYFSQDVGEMSGHSALEEVMAASARTMALGEEIRAMEAAMCEPMEDDDLAALLERYGDAQEEFEHRGGYDLEPRAQAVLTGLGIGPDDYHRPVESFSGGWKMRIALARILTLNPDVLLLDEPTNHLDVESIVWLEEWLSAEFKGALLMTSHDRDFMNRIVGRIIEVANRTVTTYGGNYDFYLREREIRREQLLASHRRQQEMLAKEEEFIARFAARASHAAQVQSRVKKLEKIERIEIPAEQKMIRFEFAEPPRSGDDVVKFQNLSKTWPLPGGEGKSVFGGVSGLIRRQEKIAVVGINGAGKSTFLKVLAGETAPSAGDVVLGASVNAGYFSQHAMDLLDPKKSVFETVQEALPESSIGVVRNLCAAFLFQGDDVEKRIDKLSGGEKSRVVLATLLARPINFLILDEPTNHLDIQSREILLGALQSFAGTVVLVSHDRHFLRSLVGRVFEIDHGEMRTYEGDYEYYLHKSGREHRAA
- a CDS encoding response regulator transcription factor; the protein is MSKHIVVIDDCPVTLAIVSDYLAEAGFNVATAECGVYSNHLIYGSRAPDLILLDVMMPLMSGEKKAMLIKRREKSSRIPLLLMSSKEEDELKSIAARSGADGYLTKPFSAGKLVHAIETFLAA